A window of the Bdellovibrio sp. ZAP7 genome harbors these coding sequences:
- a CDS encoding pyruvate dehydrogenase: MADSKNKNAKPEALKGATPEVLDVIARRALYLSTQMIWQANHRSDKEKGDPKIGGHPAACASSLHIMGALHLMAKTGFDHIANKPHASPVDHSYNYLLDLLLKNDLTKLTQEQADQAMNGLRKFTDGSEFVFQSYHSAYDPDHHNFFPSGTVGIPPVEAGYMALAYRYAREHGYEVPDAHFWAVCGDSEFREGSMYEAVPDFAEREIGSLTWILDYNRQSLDGHRITNKEIMNGTDADRVERTMAANGWEVIQVRHGSKRLALFAKKDGETFKNFLEKKLEDYELQSLLLVQDMKALKKGIAKEHPDMKKFLDSVSDEELYEGLRDFGGHDMIQLAQAMEQSKLSTRRPTIIIAHTLKGWGLKAAAQPGNHSSLPQEDEVNALKAAQGITGDTLYQRLDPNSAAGKFLAARSEKIFGEMKAQYALKAKNQEYFLKKLTEFGEIPQALEINTKMTSYPHTQWMLGQLTAKLTRIANTPLDESKLTDKQKPLTENEKPFKLPGELFISMAPDVGTSTNLNPAMDGKIFGAPVVVDHETDLGVKDHKLPDLVPGEEESDRFLRFEIAEGNVMSCVGAFGKMRDIVGVPIIPLMTVYDFFIKRALDQYFYNLYWKSSFICVGTPSGVSLSPEGAQHGWKSDIQIPNQITWEPFSCIELDWIMCDTIKRHVMNDNAGRTGTLLRLVTRGVEQKDLLKYLKTQARFKQGLEGQLSRAEFPVAGGINEEEVAAMDDASILQTLREEVLQGAYYLIDYRGYAGYEPGDNVVNIFALGTMVTEGIKASEALLARGIYANVIAVTSQDLLCGILGHENDYDYLKNGLGINSNLYLRKSEDVSTGDLITVAGKRVPVVSVADGEIGMLDNIGSLIGVRQEALGVIKHSKCGRPSEIYAYHHIDAEAVVEACGKVLAETALEKVIVSESALGATHQAEGRTAHWTDLWPSKNPVHKH, encoded by the coding sequence GTGGCTGACTCTAAGAACAAGAATGCGAAGCCAGAAGCTTTGAAGGGTGCTACCCCTGAAGTTTTGGACGTTATCGCACGCCGTGCTCTTTACCTTTCAACTCAAATGATCTGGCAAGCCAATCATCGTTCCGACAAAGAAAAAGGCGACCCAAAAATCGGTGGTCACCCGGCAGCTTGCGCAAGCTCCCTGCATATCATGGGTGCTTTGCACTTGATGGCTAAAACTGGTTTCGACCACATCGCGAATAAACCGCATGCGTCTCCAGTGGATCACTCCTACAACTATCTTTTGGATCTTTTACTTAAGAACGATCTGACAAAACTAACTCAAGAACAAGCAGACCAGGCAATGAATGGTCTTCGCAAGTTCACTGATGGTTCTGAATTCGTATTCCAATCTTACCACTCTGCATACGATCCAGATCATCACAACTTCTTCCCCTCAGGCACAGTGGGCATTCCACCTGTTGAAGCGGGTTACATGGCACTTGCTTACCGTTACGCTCGCGAACACGGTTATGAAGTTCCAGATGCACACTTCTGGGCTGTTTGTGGTGACTCTGAATTCCGTGAAGGTTCCATGTATGAAGCTGTTCCTGACTTCGCTGAGCGCGAAATCGGTTCTTTGACTTGGATTTTGGATTACAACCGTCAATCTCTTGATGGCCACCGTATCACGAACAAAGAAATCATGAATGGTACAGATGCTGACCGCGTGGAGCGCACAATGGCTGCGAACGGCTGGGAAGTTATCCAAGTACGTCACGGTTCTAAACGTTTGGCGTTGTTTGCTAAAAAAGATGGCGAGACTTTCAAAAACTTCCTTGAGAAAAAATTGGAAGACTACGAGCTTCAATCATTGCTTCTTGTTCAAGACATGAAAGCATTGAAAAAAGGCATCGCCAAAGAACATCCTGACATGAAGAAGTTCTTGGACTCTGTATCTGACGAGGAACTTTACGAAGGTCTTCGCGATTTCGGTGGTCACGATATGATCCAACTTGCACAAGCAATGGAGCAATCAAAACTTTCCACTCGTCGTCCAACAATCATCATCGCGCATACCCTTAAAGGCTGGGGCTTAAAAGCTGCAGCTCAGCCAGGCAATCACAGTTCCCTTCCACAAGAAGACGAAGTGAATGCGCTTAAAGCTGCTCAGGGCATCACTGGCGATACGTTGTACCAACGCCTTGATCCAAACTCTGCCGCTGGTAAATTCTTGGCGGCTCGTTCCGAAAAAATCTTTGGCGAGATGAAAGCGCAATACGCTTTGAAAGCTAAGAACCAAGAATACTTCTTGAAAAAGCTAACTGAGTTCGGCGAAATCCCTCAAGCTTTGGAGATCAATACGAAAATGACAAGCTACCCTCATACACAGTGGATGCTTGGTCAGTTGACTGCAAAGTTGACTCGTATTGCGAACACGCCGCTTGATGAATCGAAATTGACTGATAAACAAAAACCTCTAACGGAAAATGAAAAACCATTCAAACTTCCAGGTGAGTTGTTCATCTCTATGGCTCCAGACGTTGGTACTTCAACGAACTTGAATCCTGCGATGGACGGTAAAATCTTCGGTGCTCCAGTTGTTGTCGACCACGAAACTGACTTGGGCGTTAAAGACCACAAACTTCCTGACTTGGTTCCTGGCGAAGAAGAATCAGATCGCTTCCTTCGTTTCGAAATCGCTGAAGGTAACGTTATGTCTTGCGTGGGTGCATTTGGTAAAATGCGCGATATCGTAGGTGTACCTATCATCCCATTGATGACTGTGTATGACTTCTTCATCAAACGTGCATTGGACCAATACTTCTATAACCTTTACTGGAAGAGCTCATTTATTTGTGTGGGTACTCCATCAGGTGTGTCTCTTTCTCCGGAAGGTGCTCAGCACGGTTGGAAGTCTGACATCCAAATCCCGAACCAAATCACGTGGGAACCGTTCTCTTGTATCGAACTTGACTGGATCATGTGCGACACAATCAAACGTCACGTTATGAATGACAATGCAGGCCGTACAGGTACATTGCTTCGTCTGGTCACTCGTGGTGTGGAACAAAAAGATCTTTTGAAATACTTGAAAACTCAAGCTCGCTTCAAACAAGGCCTTGAAGGCCAATTGTCTCGTGCTGAGTTCCCGGTTGCGGGTGGTATCAATGAAGAAGAAGTGGCAGCTATGGATGACGCTTCTATCTTGCAAACTCTTCGTGAAGAAGTGTTGCAAGGTGCTTACTACCTGATCGACTACCGTGGTTACGCTGGCTACGAGCCAGGTGATAACGTTGTGAACATCTTTGCTCTAGGCACAATGGTTACTGAAGGTATCAAAGCTTCTGAGGCTTTGCTTGCTCGCGGTATCTACGCAAACGTGATCGCGGTGACTTCGCAAGATCTACTTTGCGGCATCTTGGGTCACGAAAACGATTACGATTATTTGAAAAACGGTTTGGGCATCAACTCCAACCTTTACTTGAGAAAATCTGAAGACGTATCCACTGGTGATTTGATCACTGTTGCTGGTAAACGTGTTCCAGTCGTATCAGTAGCGGATGGCGAGATCGGCATGCTTGATAACATCGGTTCATTGATCGGCGTTCGTCAGGAAGCATTGGGCGTGATTAAGCACTCTAAGTGCGGTCGCCCTTCTGAAATCTATGCTTACCACCACATCGACGCTGAAGCAGTTGTGGAAGCGTGCGGTAAAGTGTTAGCAGAAACAGCTCTTGAAAAAGTAATCGTTTCTGAAAGCGCTTTGGGTGCGACACACCAAGCGGAAGGTCGTACAGCTCACTGGACAGATCTTTGGCCTTCAAAAAATCCAGTTCACAAACACTAA
- a CDS encoding TonB family protein, whose product MKKSPSFKKYVLLSIAVHILVFGAFYLVEALQQKFPKQESVSIDLLTPEEMQKLVEAQDASQIKKVPVPTVPKNQIVEQSENSLNEAEPVDSRFLSAKNQTVTKQSVAKEHGEFQNIKKAAPQKTGPKGDGKIKSTAKAEAKATPEQKEKIVRDLFKSFDASEALERQKVADRKKDQDTEQGQGLGRGNNEDIAKEGADTSRSNDYLKDVDQGLETMLNTREFKYYSYYNRIRRQLAQHWEGRVREKLSKMFKEGRAPASTGQDRVTKLMIVLNDRGTLVNVQVMSDSGVRDLDDAAIEAFRAAAPFPNPPKGIIEGDGTVKIRWDFVLES is encoded by the coding sequence ATGAAGAAGTCACCGTCTTTCAAAAAGTATGTGTTGCTCTCCATCGCAGTCCACATTTTGGTGTTCGGCGCATTTTATTTGGTAGAGGCTCTTCAGCAAAAGTTTCCTAAACAGGAAAGCGTCAGCATCGATTTGCTTACGCCCGAGGAAATGCAAAAGCTAGTTGAGGCACAGGATGCTAGTCAGATTAAGAAAGTTCCAGTACCGACGGTTCCTAAGAATCAAATTGTAGAGCAAAGCGAAAACTCCCTTAATGAGGCCGAGCCAGTAGATTCACGCTTTTTGAGTGCGAAAAACCAAACCGTTACCAAGCAGTCAGTAGCAAAAGAGCACGGCGAATTCCAGAATATCAAGAAAGCCGCGCCTCAAAAAACTGGACCTAAAGGTGATGGTAAAATTAAATCCACTGCCAAGGCTGAAGCGAAAGCTACACCTGAGCAGAAAGAAAAAATCGTCCGCGATTTATTCAAATCATTTGATGCATCAGAGGCTTTAGAACGCCAAAAAGTAGCTGATCGCAAAAAAGATCAAGACACGGAACAAGGCCAAGGCCTTGGTCGAGGTAATAACGAAGACATCGCGAAAGAGGGCGCTGACACGAGCCGCTCGAACGACTATTTGAAAGATGTCGATCAGGGTCTTGAAACGATGTTGAACACGCGGGAGTTTAAGTACTACTCGTACTATAACCGCATCCGCCGCCAATTGGCCCAACATTGGGAAGGCCGCGTGCGCGAAAAACTTTCGAAAATGTTTAAAGAAGGCCGTGCGCCAGCATCCACTGGTCAAGACCGTGTGACGAAACTTATGATCGTATTGAATGACCGAGGTACTCTGGTCAATGTTCAGGTCATGAGTGATTCCGGTGTTCGTGATTTGGATGATGCTGCCATTGAAGCGTTCCGCGCAGCTGCACCATTCCCAAATCCTCCGAAAGGTATCATCGAAGGCGATGGCACTGTGAAGATCCGCTGGGACTTCGTTCTTGAATCCTAA
- a CDS encoding Stp1/IreP family PP2C-type Ser/Thr phosphatase, with protein sequence MKFDCWYLTDKGLRRESNQDSCLVNKELGLFVVADGMGGHSGGEVASSMAVETVEEIMLQPGSANRSPREMIQHSYEEASRRIFDKAANERPELSGMGTTMVMAYLRGNHLYVGNVGDSRCYMYKKPQLWQITEDHSLINEQLRAGVMSEEQVRQFVGRNVITRSVGYERETYPDIVEREIAPGEMFLMCSDGLSGLVEDQKICDIINKNKPDKVVKACVEQALANGGDDNVTVMLIHFYE encoded by the coding sequence ATGAAATTTGACTGCTGGTATTTAACAGATAAAGGCCTCAGACGTGAATCTAATCAGGACTCATGCCTCGTCAATAAGGAGCTTGGACTCTTTGTTGTTGCCGACGGAATGGGTGGGCACTCCGGTGGGGAAGTCGCTTCCAGCATGGCTGTGGAGACCGTTGAAGAAATCATGCTTCAACCCGGATCAGCAAATCGCTCACCGCGTGAGATGATTCAACACTCGTATGAGGAAGCTTCGCGTAGAATTTTTGATAAAGCCGCCAACGAAAGACCCGAGCTTTCCGGAATGGGAACGACGATGGTGATGGCTTATTTGCGTGGCAATCACCTGTACGTCGGAAATGTTGGGGACTCGCGCTGCTACATGTATAAAAAACCGCAGCTTTGGCAAATCACTGAAGACCATTCTTTGATCAACGAGCAATTGCGCGCCGGTGTGATGAGTGAAGAGCAAGTTCGTCAGTTCGTAGGTCGAAATGTGATCACGCGCAGCGTGGGATATGAAAGAGAAACATATCCAGATATTGTCGAAAGAGAAATTGCTCCCGGCGAAATGTTTTTGATGTGTTCCGATGGCCTTTCTGGTTTGGTTGAAGATCAAAAAATTTGCGACATCATCAATAAAAATAAACCTGACAAAGTAGTTAAAGCCTGTGTAGAACAAGCACTGGCAAATGGTGGTGATGACAATGTCACCGTTATGTTGATTCATTTTTACGAGTAA
- a CDS encoding M23 family metallopeptidase, with translation MDKKKVTLFIVSNQTGKTRKLVLSAAWLKAVSFISAVVIIIFAAGMVDYFGLLLQAMENKRLKAENAQLTKQFQVVESKVSALENSLERVKTFTTKLKLITNVDAEDRITKLTMGPKPAPNQPVEEYEPMESRDDSEGLAQQDATFANKKPLNDQAGELANETADKDYASLVIRIEKAVKETQLKEQSVIDLWESLSERQSLLNATPNMKPAKGWITSRFGYRTSPFTGKTTLHAGLDIAAAPGSPIYAPADGVVIFASYDEGYGKLVSIDHGFGVTTRFGHMSQIYVQVGQRVSKWDVVGAVGNTGRSTGPHCHYEVRINGTPVDPINYILDE, from the coding sequence TTGGATAAAAAGAAAGTCACGCTATTTATAGTGAGTAACCAAACGGGCAAAACCCGTAAATTGGTACTCTCTGCAGCCTGGCTGAAAGCCGTGTCCTTTATTTCCGCCGTCGTCATCATTATCTTTGCGGCTGGTATGGTCGATTATTTCGGTTTGCTTTTGCAAGCCATGGAAAATAAGCGCCTGAAAGCTGAAAATGCCCAGCTCACAAAACAATTCCAAGTTGTTGAAAGTAAAGTCAGCGCTTTGGAAAACTCGTTGGAGCGCGTAAAAACATTCACCACGAAATTGAAATTGATCACCAATGTCGATGCGGAAGACCGTATTACGAAACTGACAATGGGACCAAAGCCGGCTCCAAATCAGCCGGTTGAGGAATATGAACCAATGGAATCCCGTGATGACAGCGAGGGATTGGCTCAGCAGGACGCGACGTTTGCTAATAAAAAACCTCTGAACGATCAAGCGGGTGAACTTGCTAACGAAACCGCAGACAAAGATTACGCATCTTTGGTTATTCGTATCGAAAAGGCAGTTAAAGAAACTCAGCTGAAAGAACAATCTGTTATCGACTTGTGGGAAAGTTTGTCAGAGCGCCAAAGCTTGCTGAACGCTACTCCGAATATGAAGCCTGCCAAAGGTTGGATCACATCGCGCTTCGGTTACAGAACTTCGCCATTTACTGGAAAAACAACTCTGCATGCGGGGCTTGATATCGCAGCAGCACCGGGTTCACCAATTTACGCACCAGCAGACGGTGTCGTGATCTTTGCAAGTTATGACGAGGGCTACGGTAAGTTAGTAAGTATCGACCACGGTTTCGGTGTAACAACTCGTTTCGGTCACATGTCACAGATCTATGTTCAAGTTGGTCAGCGTGTGAGCAAATGGGACGTTGTCGGCGCTGTAGGTAATACGGGTCGATCAACCGGACCTCACTGTCACTACGAAGTCAGAATTAACGGAACGCCCGTCGATCCAATCAACTATATCTTAGATGAATAA
- a CDS encoding acetyl-CoA C-acetyltransferase, with amino-acid sequence MEKIVFISGKRTPFGAFGGSLKDVSGTDLGVAAAKATLEAAKVSPEKIDHVVFGNVVQSGADAAYLPRHIGLKSGVPINVGALGVNRLCGSGFQSWVNAAQMIQTGEATAVLAGGVEQMSQIPYVARKVRFDGMRMGNFELEDMMTSALTDAYAGTPMAITAENLAVKYSITREMVDKYSIQSQTRYKAAFDKGYFAEEIAPVTVETRKGSVLIEKDEHPKPDSTLEKIAAMKPIFKKDGVVTAAGASGIVDGAACSLLMGESKAKELGLKPLARIVSYASVGCEPSIMGIGPAGAARMALQKAGLTLEQMDLVEVNEAFAAQYLAVEKELKLDPAKTNVNGGAIAVGHPLGASGTRIMNHLVYELHRRNAKYALGSACIGGGQGIAIIIERV; translated from the coding sequence ATGGAAAAAATCGTATTTATCTCCGGAAAAAGAACTCCATTTGGCGCCTTCGGCGGATCTCTTAAAGATGTTTCAGGCACAGACCTGGGCGTAGCAGCAGCTAAAGCCACTCTTGAAGCCGCAAAAGTATCTCCCGAAAAAATTGATCACGTGGTATTTGGCAATGTTGTGCAATCGGGCGCAGACGCCGCATATCTTCCTCGTCACATCGGTTTGAAATCAGGAGTTCCAATTAATGTTGGAGCACTGGGTGTGAATCGTCTTTGCGGCAGCGGTTTTCAATCTTGGGTCAACGCTGCTCAAATGATTCAAACAGGTGAAGCCACGGCAGTTTTAGCTGGTGGTGTTGAACAGATGTCGCAAATTCCTTACGTTGCCAGAAAAGTTCGTTTCGATGGCATGCGCATGGGGAACTTTGAACTTGAAGACATGATGACGTCTGCATTGACAGATGCCTACGCGGGAACACCGATGGCGATTACTGCAGAAAATCTGGCTGTGAAATATTCCATCACTCGCGAGATGGTCGATAAATATTCAATCCAATCTCAAACTCGCTATAAAGCCGCTTTCGATAAAGGCTACTTTGCAGAAGAGATCGCTCCAGTCACGGTGGAAACTCGCAAAGGATCTGTTCTTATTGAAAAAGATGAACATCCAAAACCAGATTCTACATTGGAAAAAATTGCTGCGATGAAACCGATCTTTAAAAAAGACGGTGTCGTTACGGCAGCTGGTGCCTCCGGTATCGTCGACGGTGCTGCTTGTTCATTGTTGATGGGTGAAAGCAAAGCGAAAGAGTTGGGTTTGAAACCTTTGGCTCGCATCGTAAGTTATGCTTCCGTTGGTTGTGAACCAAGCATTATGGGTATTGGTCCTGCCGGTGCGGCTCGCATGGCTTTGCAAAAAGCTGGTTTGACGTTAGAGCAAATGGACTTGGTTGAAGTTAATGAGGCATTCGCCGCTCAATACTTGGCTGTAGAAAAAGAATTGAAGTTAGATCCGGCAAAAACAAACGTAAATGGTGGCGCGATCGCAGTAGGACATCCGTTGGGTGCTTCTGGAACTCGCATCATGAATCACCTAGTTTATGAACTTCACCGCAGAAATGCTAAGTACGCGTTGGGTTCTGCTTGTATCGGTGGCGGTCAAGGTATCGCTATTATTATCGAAAGAGTTTAA
- a CDS encoding SDR family oxidoreductase, which yields MDNSLNLHQRVALIAGPMTTTVSSIVMTLTRMGADCVILDPDKTVASPFINQINDAREISDKYGRAMAIQTELKTPEQIKDAVGKAATTFGGLDIYIDANMMQKPSPIRMDGGIDLVDELLDRHLKLPLMLTQAVIGYLKSRKKGRIIYLLNDSPVAKIKEDVMGHGVRSGLIDFAGALAKQTSEFNVTVNTLTVALTEEYILAHDPESKSIKEAMEKMKLIDPSLKITEADKISQTVAFLVSPMGATMNGQKFSLS from the coding sequence ATGGATAACAGCCTGAATTTGCACCAAAGAGTGGCCCTGATCGCAGGGCCGATGACGACGACTGTTTCTAGCATTGTGATGACCCTGACCAGAATGGGTGCGGACTGCGTGATCTTGGATCCAGATAAAACGGTGGCATCACCTTTTATCAATCAGATCAATGATGCTCGCGAGATCAGTGATAAATACGGTCGCGCGATGGCGATTCAAACTGAATTGAAAACTCCAGAGCAAATCAAAGATGCTGTCGGTAAAGCGGCAACAACGTTTGGTGGCTTGGATATTTACATTGATGCCAACATGATGCAAAAGCCTTCGCCGATTCGTATGGATGGCGGAATTGATCTGGTGGACGAATTGTTGGATCGTCACTTGAAGCTTCCATTGATGCTGACTCAAGCAGTGATTGGATATCTGAAAAGCCGTAAAAAAGGCCGTATCATTTATCTTTTGAATGATTCTCCAGTCGCAAAAATCAAAGAGGACGTTATGGGCCATGGTGTACGTTCTGGTCTGATTGATTTTGCCGGAGCTTTGGCGAAACAAACTTCTGAATTCAACGTCACTGTGAATACTTTGACTGTGGCTTTGACCGAAGAATACATCTTGGCTCACGATCCAGAATCTAAATCCATCAAAGAAGCCATGGAAAAAATGAAACTGATCGATCCTTCATTGAAAATCACAGAGGCCGACAAGATTTCCCAAACTGTGGCATTCCTGGTAAGTCCGATGGGTGCGACAATGAACGGTCAAAAGTTCTCTTTGTCGTAA